gcAGACTGACTCTAAATATAAACCTTTTTCCTATTGTAATTCTTCCTTTCATAGCCCAGCTAAATCTCTGCTAGAATTCAGCAATAGGTCCCCAGGAAAATAACTGCTTTGAAAAAATTTGGCTGAAATCAGATGCTACTTCTCACTTACTAAAATGGCTAAAGCAAACAACACTAGCAATACCAATACTGTAACTGGACAAGATGTGGAGCAGCTGGAACTCTCAAATACTGCTCTGAGGGAATGATAAATGGTGCAAACCATGTGCTAAATTGTTTGGCAGTTCCTAATAACGTTAAATTCGTTCACCTACCCTATGACCCATCAATTTCACTCccaggtatttatccaagagaactgaaaagatATATCCATCCAGATGAATCTAAAAGAATACTCATTGCAACTTTATTCATAAGAGCCACAAACCaataaacaacccaaatgtctatcaacagatgaatgcataaacaaatggTGGTATAACCATATCATGGAATGTTACTCaccaataaaatgaaacaaactacATATAGATGCTCTAGATATATGTTCCTACATGAATGATCTTCAAaaacatcattctgagcaaacaaAGCCAGAAAATGACTACATAGTGTGTAGTTTCATTAATATGACATTAGAATATCCAAACTAATCTGTAATGACAGAAGGCAGATCCATCAGAGGTTTCCTTTGATGAGTGGAAGATTGAAACAAAGGGCACAGGCACGAGGGAATCTGTTGCAGTGATGAACaagtttttttgtgggggggggagatggagtcttgttctgtcacccaggccggagtgcggtggtgcaatcgtggctcactgcaacctccatctcccatgttcaagtgattctcctgcctcagcttcccaagtagctgggactacaaggcatgggccaccatgcccagctaatttttgtatttttttagtagagatggagtttcactatatgttaggctggtcttgaactcctgacctcaggtgatctgctgcctcggcctcccaaagtgctgggattacagaggtgagccaccgtgcccaacgtAAGTTCTGTTTCTTGATTGGTGGTGGGTTCCATCATACTTGTCAAAATCCATACATCAGTATACTTAAAAATCTGtcttttattgtatgtaaattataccttaaaaaGTAACAGTACTGGAAGAAACACAAACACAGTTTTTCAATGAATGCCTGTCTTAATCCTTGGGAGGCTCAGCTGCGGGTCTGGCTTCCTATGCCACAGCCTTCCCTGCATGTTTACCGACCATGGCAGTTTCTTCTGCTGGTCCCCTCTGGTACTCAGAAGGGTTCAGGCAGGAAACAGATGCTTTTGAATACTTACTGCCCCACTTTTCCTGCTCTTTGAAGAATGCTAGAAAAAGGAGTCAATCTTTACATGCTTCCCTTTTCCAAAAAGTAGCTAGGATGGCAACACTCTGTCTTGACTTCCCCTGTGTTTAGATCCTCGAATCCAGACCTGAGAAATGACTGAAATTTTGACCAAGACTCACTGTTTTGGCAGCTTCCATTTCCTTTATTTGCTCCCCATCCAAAATTCTCCTCCCTCTTAGGGATAtctaatttatataatttgtctAGCAGGTATGGTACTGGTTTAGGCTACATTTGGGAATTCcagctggggctgggaggaggtgAAAGAGGAGGGCCGTTCCCGGAAGGTGCACAACAGGCATTTTCAGTGGGAGCTTTCCTTCTGCCACTCCAATAAGCCCCTCGGAGTTCCTGCCGCCTCCCTAGGAAAGTGTAAGCAAGACGGAAGGAAAGGTCAAGAACCACAACCTAGGTAGTGAAAACGTCTCTGCCAATTTCGCTGGGGCCTTTCAGGGCGAGTAACCCTCCAACCCACTTAATGAATTTAGAGACACCTTAGCTTGATTtacataacaatattttaaagaccACATGATTACTTTGGAGaattaattgtcttttttttttttccttccttaaccTGATCTGCAGAGTTACAAATACTCTCCCAGAGAGCCTCAGAGGAGGCAGACTTGGCGGAGGAGAGAACGGAGAAAAATCCATGCCTTGCAAATGCCAAGCGGAAGAACAATGCCGTTAGCCGGCCGGTTGATGCTTAACTGCGGGATCGGGGCTCGGGCAGGGATCTTAAACATCATTTCGCCTGGGGAAACAGACATTCTCCTCTCCCGGAAGACAAGGCTGCGTGTAGGTTTATCTCGGCCTCCTGGAGGACCTGTGGTTTTCGGGAGAGCAGCTGCGAGGGGACAGAACGCTTCGCTGTGGTGGTTCCGCCGCGGGCTCCGCTGCCAGGAGGCCGGCGCGCGCGCAGCTCTGCCACGGGGCAGGCTGCCAGGGCCCGGGGAGCAGCGGCAGTCTTCCTTGGAGTAGCACCTGTTCTTCCTCTCCCTGCGCCGGGAACGCGCCACCTTCCCCCACCTCATGCTGCTTTCCCCTGCGTGGCTCCATTTTGTCTTTCCTGATGGCAGATGCCCCCGCGACCTTCCTCCCGAACACGTGCGGGGCGCTGGGGGAGGGGACGGCCACGTCAGGCGCATCCCTTTACCCGACACCCCaaggtagcagcagcagcaggtgcTGTGACATTATGACAAACACTCAGGTCCCCGGTGACTGGATGCGTCACACGCTGTGTCTAACAGTCGCTGACATCTCATCAATCACGGCCTTGATTATGCTGCTGGGGTCCCTGGGCTCAGCTTTGGGCTCTGAACAGAATTTACTGCAAACTGAACATCCTTATTTCCAACGTAGGCAAACCCGTCTTGTTTAAAATGGCGTAATCCAGCTGGAAGATCACACTGGCACACTCAAATTGGCCCATCTTTTCTCTTGTTGATATTGCAATTAGGTGCGCATCCGGCAGCAGAAATTGCTGGGACATTTTTCTCTCCTGCACTCTCCCACCGTTTATTACAACTGAAGGACACATTTTGTTGTCCCTGAGAGTGATGTATTTGAGGGAAGGCTGTGACTCAGTGTATGACAATTAAAGAGGAAAGGACACTGGTAATGATTAACTAGCTTGTCTACATGATGTGAGGCTGTTTATCAACTAACATTGATTAAGCCAGTAGTCTGTGACCAGCCATGTGTGAGACTCTACTGGGAAACacaggtaggaaaaaaaaaatgattattgcCCTGAAGAGTCTCAAAATCTAGTTGATGAGATAATTGTGCAAATGTTTGGGTAGGAAAATATTGACCACTGTTCTTTGCCTGGTAACAAAGACAGTGGAGAGCCTGATCACAGTGCatggatcttctctttttctagatTGGTTCACTCCCTTTCCCCAGAATATTTCCCCTGTGCTTTCTTCCTTTAGAAATAGGCTGATGGCATTGTTCTAACCTGAGGCCCCACCCCTCATGTATTTCTCTAAATCAAGGTCAGCAAGCTTTTTATATACAAGATCAAATAGTAAATAGTTAAAACTTTGTGAACCAAGAGGCAAAATGGAGCAACTGATATTGCTAAAAGATTAATAACCTTTTTTTACACTTTACATTTAAGAATTATAAAAACACTCTTTAGTTtatacaccatacacaaaaaggtggtgggctggatttggcccaagGTGCAT
This genomic interval from Theropithecus gelada isolate Dixy chromosome 10, Tgel_1.0, whole genome shotgun sequence contains the following:
- the LOC112633765 gene encoding uncharacterized protein LOC112633765 translates to MRWGKVARSRRRERKNRCYSKEDCRCSPGPGSLPRGRAARAPASWQRSPRRNHHSEAFCPLAAALPKTTGPPGGRDKPTRSLVFRERRMSVSPGEMMFKIPARAPIPQLSINRPANGIVLPLGICKAWIFLRSLLRQVCLL